Proteins found in one Candidatus Binatia bacterium genomic segment:
- a CDS encoding Ig-like domain-containing protein: MRPGKAHGALVAVVISSLWIVNGCGGGGGGGNSSANSTPTSLPGFTRAPATSTPVRSGASRNERTAANDAGSLTLRVEEITLVGNQSTAFSVFARDAAGRPLANIPLVVETALDVFALSDPEGRTGADGSLSGRVAANLGGRYALSVSGAPNSPLAGLSVSLTILVQAPFGTPTRPTPTPIPFTATPTQTPTPRPCEDLAAIIVQTDTLSVSSQTGGAALITAVAFNRDNRPVPNANILFDVQPRVATFRELVRSTDSSGMASSVLDIPPGTAIGNLRVIASACEKTGEVGVTVVSGRSTKPVAVVVLEADPSTVGNAVDTNVNLKASVFDSDNQPMNEINVLFVTEVGQVSPLVEVTRPFGSENGVATSLLRVPAGTFEQDFFVTALAGGVTARTRITVVQGRIPPGGKLPNVPPGKPASLLLSASPARIQAAGTGGTDLSSVSARVLDNNGQPLTGVRVYFSVVPAESAPGAVILPVTQATPVPPDTQSRCAIDAPFAISDSAGFAIVQLKAGAQTGPVTVQACVDTVSDGSAVALIEKQPLVAISAGPVARIRLSLNPRFVENNDGTFLSTLSASLVDQQGNAVEDGTPVVFEVVLRRQCVGGPSDGTPCSSDAVCGGGSCVPDESDPAAAVAITNGAVTNSLPPCDVSQFPSQTGIPVVPQPGNAVTCLKFPPHLQGTEVWIRARSGGVVNAVSGEVVTLPGSIGSLSAVVQPFTIRVDDVNEGTALVRVTAVDDRGQPVENVRIRFSTSIGSIDRSALTNANGEAVATLIVPAGTPSGTLSLRINGGGVRLSDLSVPVLNVAGTPTPTPGEGDQAGALEFVGASTQTLGVRGSGLPEQATLTFRVKSRKGDPLPGVQVVFSLPQVSGESVSPRQQVTDSDGLVRTVVTTGRRALPLQVTAQVFSVDPPLVTRSTAVQVLGGPPSQRHFSLAREFNNIAGRVSFGLENQMTAFVADRFGNPVPPGTVVTFTTNGGAIGNQTPTNSLGQASATLISQAPVPANGTVATLATTRGERPFLDNNNNGICDEGDDVLPLAEPFFDENCDGTYNEGETFIDVNGNGRWDIDQVGDVRTCDDEMLVFASTCSTFSGPTTAVLLPLTLDPIPAGGAREFTLIVSDNPDPLGRPGVGNPLVGGSRITVSYEGTRGKLLGITDIVIPDAFTNNRIVDGLSRFRFVLSDNDPQATSPEVGSLKVDVSSPQSSDAPGGNGSVSLSRLVQFLPVPTATPTATPTATTTPTATFTWTPTFTATATPTSTPTATPTVTPTPTITPTPTPEVAFVHIEQNVLGVTNNGDGTFSMVITAVVTDARGVAAMNGIPVDFSLVSPVAGVSLTSPALVGQPPNCQLSFQVTAQPGDALSCVKYAAALQGQTVRVRARVSAPSQPAGYVEDVRDVILLDLRPTATPTHTSTPTPTLSPTSTATHTPTISHTPTITPTPTPVAAHILIEQNVLGVTNNGDGTFSMVITALVTDASGVAAMNGIPVNFSLVTPVAGVSVTSPALIGDPPNCRLSFQVNAQPGDALSCVKYASALQGQTVRVRAWVSIPTAPGYIEAFKDIVLLDLRPTATP; encoded by the coding sequence ATGAGACCCGGCAAGGCGCATGGTGCTTTAGTCGCAGTTGTCATCAGCAGCCTGTGGATTGTGAACGGCTGCGGTGGGGGAGGCGGCGGAGGGAATAGCAGTGCGAACTCTACGCCCACGTCCTTGCCCGGGTTTACCCGTGCGCCTGCAACCAGCACCCCAGTGCGCAGCGGCGCCAGCCGCAACGAGCGCACGGCGGCAAACGATGCCGGCTCGCTGACCTTGCGCGTAGAAGAGATCACCCTGGTCGGGAATCAGTCCACCGCCTTCTCCGTCTTTGCTCGCGACGCGGCGGGACGTCCGCTGGCAAACATTCCCTTGGTGGTGGAGACCGCTCTTGACGTATTTGCTCTGAGCGACCCCGAGGGACGAACCGGTGCAGACGGGAGTTTAAGCGGCCGAGTCGCTGCCAATCTTGGTGGCCGATACGCGCTCAGCGTCAGCGGTGCGCCCAATTCTCCCTTAGCGGGCCTGAGTGTGAGCCTAACGATCCTTGTCCAGGCCCCCTTCGGTACCCCGACGCGGCCCACGCCCACGCCGATCCCATTCACCGCGACACCAACGCAGACCCCAACCCCACGGCCGTGTGAGGACTTGGCAGCCATTATCGTGCAAACAGACACCCTGTCGGTGAGCTCGCAAACCGGTGGTGCGGCACTGATTACGGCGGTGGCATTTAACCGGGACAATCGGCCGGTGCCCAATGCCAACATTTTGTTCGATGTACAGCCGCGTGTGGCCACCTTCCGCGAGCTGGTGCGCTCTACGGACAGCTCCGGCATGGCGTCGTCCGTACTGGACATCCCCCCAGGTACCGCAATCGGCAATTTGCGGGTGATTGCCTCGGCTTGCGAGAAAACGGGCGAAGTTGGAGTGACGGTGGTTTCCGGCCGAAGCACGAAGCCCGTGGCGGTCGTAGTGCTCGAAGCGGACCCGTCTACTGTGGGCAATGCCGTAGATACGAACGTTAACCTCAAGGCCTCGGTGTTTGATTCCGACAATCAGCCGATGAACGAGATTAACGTTTTGTTCGTCACTGAAGTCGGGCAGGTCAGTCCGTTGGTCGAAGTTACCCGACCATTCGGTTCGGAAAACGGAGTGGCCACTTCGCTGTTGCGCGTACCGGCGGGAACGTTCGAACAGGATTTCTTCGTTACTGCTTTGGCCGGAGGTGTGACGGCCCGAACCCGGATCACTGTGGTTCAAGGCCGGATTCCGCCCGGCGGCAAGTTGCCGAATGTGCCTCCCGGCAAACCCGCGTCCCTGCTGTTATCCGCCAGCCCTGCGCGTATTCAGGCCGCTGGTACCGGAGGCACGGATCTGAGTTCCGTTTCGGCACGCGTGCTGGATAACAATGGTCAGCCGCTCACGGGTGTGCGCGTCTACTTTAGCGTGGTTCCGGCGGAGAGCGCTCCCGGCGCGGTGATTTTACCGGTAACGCAAGCCACACCGGTGCCTCCGGACACGCAGTCGCGCTGTGCCATCGATGCGCCGTTCGCCATCTCTGACAGCGCTGGGTTTGCCATCGTCCAGCTCAAAGCCGGTGCACAAACCGGCCCAGTAACTGTGCAGGCTTGCGTGGACACGGTTTCCGACGGAAGCGCGGTGGCGCTGATCGAGAAGCAGCCGCTGGTGGCGATTTCTGCGGGTCCGGTGGCGCGGATTCGCTTGTCGCTGAACCCGCGCTTCGTCGAGAATAACGACGGGACCTTCTTGAGCACTCTGAGCGCCAGCTTGGTCGATCAGCAGGGCAACGCTGTTGAGGATGGCACGCCGGTGGTGTTCGAAGTGGTGCTGCGGCGCCAGTGCGTGGGCGGCCCGAGCGACGGCACCCCGTGTTCCAGTGATGCTGTGTGCGGCGGTGGCTCCTGTGTGCCGGATGAGTCCGACCCAGCGGCCGCAGTCGCGATTACCAATGGAGCCGTCACGAACTCGCTCCCGCCTTGCGACGTATCGCAGTTCCCGTCGCAAACCGGAATTCCGGTGGTGCCACAACCGGGCAATGCGGTGACGTGCCTCAAGTTCCCACCGCATTTGCAGGGTACGGAGGTCTGGATCCGTGCTCGTTCCGGTGGTGTGGTCAACGCGGTGAGCGGCGAAGTAGTCACATTGCCAGGCTCCATTGGCAGCCTCAGCGCTGTGGTACAGCCGTTTACCATCCGAGTGGATGACGTGAATGAGGGGACGGCACTGGTGAGGGTGACTGCAGTGGATGACCGTGGTCAGCCCGTGGAAAACGTGCGGATCCGCTTCAGCACGAGCATTGGATCCATCGACCGTTCCGCTCTCACGAACGCTAACGGTGAAGCGGTAGCGACGTTGATTGTTCCGGCGGGTACGCCCAGTGGCACGCTCAGCCTCAGAATTAACGGAGGTGGAGTCAGACTCAGTGATCTCAGCGTGCCCGTGCTCAATGTGGCCGGTACGCCGACACCCACTCCAGGTGAAGGCGATCAAGCGGGTGCCTTGGAGTTTGTCGGCGCGTCTACCCAAACGCTCGGTGTGCGCGGATCGGGTTTGCCAGAGCAGGCTACCCTCACGTTCCGCGTAAAGAGCCGAAAGGGTGATCCGTTGCCCGGCGTGCAGGTGGTCTTTTCGTTGCCACAAGTCTCGGGCGAAAGCGTGAGCCCACGACAGCAGGTCACCGACAGCGATGGCCTGGTAAGAACGGTCGTAACCACAGGCCGCCGCGCCCTGCCCTTACAAGTCACCGCGCAGGTGTTCTCGGTTGACCCGCCGTTGGTTACTCGATCGACTGCAGTTCAGGTCTTGGGCGGGCCTCCGTCGCAACGCCATTTCAGTTTGGCACGCGAATTCAACAACATCGCTGGGCGGGTGAGCTTCGGCCTCGAAAACCAAATGACCGCGTTCGTTGCGGATCGCTTCGGAAATCCAGTGCCGCCGGGGACGGTGGTCACGTTCACAACCAACGGTGGTGCGATTGGCAACCAAACGCCGACGAACAGCCTTGGGCAGGCGAGTGCGACGCTCATCTCGCAAGCTCCCGTGCCGGCAAATGGTACGGTGGCCACTTTGGCTACGACGCGGGGGGAACGCCCCTTCCTCGACAATAACAACAATGGGATTTGTGACGAAGGCGACGACGTGCTGCCCCTGGCGGAGCCGTTCTTCGACGAGAACTGCGACGGCACGTACAACGAGGGGGAGACGTTCATTGACGTGAACGGGAACGGACGTTGGGACATTGACCAGGTGGGGGATGTCCGCACTTGCGACGATGAGATGCTGGTCTTCGCTTCCACCTGTTCGACGTTTTCTGGACCAACTACTGCAGTCCTTCTCCCGCTAACCCTGGACCCGATTCCCGCCGGTGGTGCGCGAGAATTCACCTTGATCGTGAGCGACAACCCGGATCCTTTAGGGAGGCCGGGAGTTGGGAACCCGCTCGTTGGTGGGTCACGGATCACGGTGAGCTACGAGGGGACCCGAGGAAAACTGCTAGGGATCACCGACATCGTGATTCCAGATGCGTTTACGAACAACCGAATCGTCGATGGGTTGAGCCGGTTCCGTTTTGTTCTGTCCGACAACGACCCGCAGGCTACGAGTCCGGAAGTAGGAAGCCTCAAGGTCGACGTGTCCTCACCGCAAAGCTCGGATGCCCCAGGTGGTAACGGCTCTGTGAGCCTGTCGAGACTCGTGCAATTTTTGCCCGTTCCCACCGCAACTCCGACGGCGACACCCACAGCGACCACAACTCCAACCGCGACCTTCACCTGGACTCCAACGTTCACGGCGACGGCAACCCCGACATCCACACCCACAGCCACGCCAACGGTGACCCCCACGCCGACCATCACGCCGACGCCGACGCCTGAGGTGGCGTTTGTTCACATTGAGCAGAATGTGTTAGGTGTGACCAACAACGGCGACGGCACGTTCAGCATGGTGATCACGGCGGTGGTGACGGACGCTCGTGGTGTGGCGGCAATGAACGGCATCCCGGTGGACTTCTCCTTGGTGAGCCCAGTTGCTGGTGTGTCGCTGACGAGTCCGGCGCTGGTGGGTCAGCCGCCGAACTGCCAGTTGAGCTTCCAGGTGACGGCGCAGCCTGGAGATGCCCTGTCGTGCGTGAAGTATGCTGCGGCATTGCAGGGGCAGACGGTACGGGTCCGGGCGCGGGTGAGTGCTCCGAGCCAGCCCGCGGGTTATGTGGAAGATGTCCGCGATGTCATCTTGCTCGACCTACGCCCCACAGCCACGCCGACGCACACCTCGACGCCCACACCCACACTCTCGCCGACTTCGACCGCCACCCACACACCGACGATTAGCCACACACCGACGATCACTCCCACTCCGACGCCTGTGGCGGCGCACATTCTGATCGAGCAGAACGTGCTTGGGGTGACGAACAATGGTGACGGCACCTTCAGCATGGTGATCACGGCCTTGGTCACCGACGCCAGTGGTGTGGCAGCGATGAACGGGATACCGGTGAACTTCTCGCTGGTGACGCCGGTGGCGGGAGTGTCGGTGACGAGTCCGGCATTGATTGGCGATCCACCGAATTGCCGGTTGAGCTTCCAGGTGAACGCGCAACCGGGTGATGCGTTGTCGTGCGTGAAGTACGCCTCGGCATTGCAAGGGCAGACCGTGAGGGTGCGCGCGTGGGTGTCGATCCCCACGGCTCCGGGGTACATCGAGGCGTTCAAGGACATCGTCTTGCTCGACTTGCGGCCGACGGCGACACCG
- the aroB gene encoding 3-dehydroquinate synthase — MTAPVNNHAAPAARVQIVVGLGDRSYPITIGEHLLEHTGSWAKELCSPGKCAVVTNPVVGAFYADIVVQSLRTVGFEPVQIEVPDGEEHKNLASLALIYDRLVDAALERSSVLFALGGGVIGDLAGFAAATYLRGIPYVQLPTTLLAQVDSSVGGKTGIDHPRGKNLIGAFYQPRGVLIDVCTLTTLSRRQLLAGFAEVVKYGAIFDAEFFALLERELERILAVDLPLLVRVVRRCCELKAGVVERDERESGERAVLNFGHTIGHALESATSYQRYLHGEAVAIGMVAEARVSAALGLCSFEVVHRLHSLLERAGLPVALPGDVDRRQLAAAIELDKKVQGGKVKFVGLEDLGKTRFVFLTNEEIIELADRAVLAKPGGKGPCGG; from the coding sequence ATGACCGCGCCGGTGAACAATCACGCTGCTCCGGCGGCGCGTGTGCAAATCGTGGTTGGCTTGGGAGATCGGTCTTATCCCATCACGATTGGGGAGCACCTACTCGAACATACCGGCTCTTGGGCAAAGGAGCTGTGCTCGCCCGGCAAATGTGCGGTCGTCACCAACCCCGTAGTTGGCGCATTTTACGCCGACATCGTGGTGCAGAGCCTGCGTACAGTGGGGTTCGAGCCGGTGCAAATCGAAGTGCCGGACGGCGAAGAACACAAGAACCTGGCGTCGCTCGCTTTGATTTACGACCGCTTGGTGGACGCAGCGTTGGAGCGATCCTCCGTGCTCTTTGCCTTGGGCGGCGGGGTGATTGGCGACCTTGCTGGCTTTGCCGCCGCCACGTACTTGCGCGGGATCCCGTATGTACAACTGCCCACGACCTTGCTGGCGCAAGTCGATTCGAGCGTGGGCGGCAAAACCGGCATCGATCATCCGCGCGGTAAGAACTTGATCGGCGCGTTTTACCAACCCCGCGGGGTTTTGATCGACGTGTGCACGCTGACCACGCTATCGCGGCGCCAATTGTTGGCCGGCTTCGCGGAGGTGGTAAAGTACGGTGCCATTTTCGACGCGGAATTTTTCGCCCTGCTCGAGCGGGAGCTCGAGCGCATTCTAGCTGTCGATTTGCCTTTACTCGTGCGTGTCGTGCGCCGCTGCTGTGAACTCAAAGCTGGCGTTGTCGAGCGCGACGAACGCGAAAGCGGCGAGCGTGCGGTGCTGAATTTTGGGCACACCATCGGCCACGCGTTGGAAAGTGCGACTTCGTACCAGCGCTACCTGCACGGAGAAGCGGTTGCGATTGGTATGGTCGCAGAAGCGCGTGTGAGTGCGGCTTTGGGGCTTTGTTCCTTCGAGGTGGTGCATCGCCTGCACTCCTTGCTGGAACGTGCTGGCTTGCCGGTGGCATTGCCCGGCGACGTCGATCGGCGCCAACTCGCCGCGGCCATTGAGCTCGATAAGAAGGTGCAAGGGGGCAAGGTTAAGTTTGTGGGTTTGGAAGACCTCGGGAAGACGCGCTTCGTGTTTTTGACCAACGAAGAGATCATCGAACTCGCCGACCGGGCGGTGTTGGCGAAGCCAGGAGGGAAGGGTCCATGCGGTGGTTAA
- a CDS encoding shikimate kinase, whose amino-acid sequence MTTIALTGFMATGKSTVGRILAERLGKTFIDLDERIEQRMNMSVAEIFARYGERAFRQLEREELVTALAEDAIVATGGGAIVDPENLARMRAAGPVVCLTASVEAILSRTAADTSRPLLQRADKREQIEALLAARAAAYAQADICIDTTSRSPEEVAEAILAYLGTVLDPKELSV is encoded by the coding sequence ATGACAACCATCGCTCTCACCGGCTTTATGGCAACTGGCAAATCCACCGTGGGGCGTATCCTCGCGGAACGCCTCGGAAAAACCTTCATAGACCTCGATGAACGTATCGAGCAGCGCATGAACATGTCCGTTGCGGAGATCTTTGCGCGCTACGGGGAAAGGGCGTTTCGCCAACTCGAGCGCGAAGAGCTGGTTACTGCCCTTGCCGAGGATGCGATCGTTGCCACGGGAGGAGGGGCCATCGTCGACCCTGAGAACCTCGCTCGGATGCGGGCAGCCGGACCGGTTGTGTGTCTCACTGCCTCCGTGGAAGCGATTTTGTCGCGCACAGCGGCGGATACCTCGCGTCCCTTGCTGCAACGTGCGGATAAGCGCGAGCAGATCGAAGCGCTGCTTGCCGCGCGAGCGGCCGCTTATGCTCAAGCGGACATTTGTATCGACACAACGTCACGGTCGCCCGAGGAGGTGGCAGAAGCAATTCTCGCATACCTTGGCACCGTTCTGGATCCCAAGGAGCTGTCGGTATGA
- the pilQ gene encoding type IV pilus secretin PilQ has product MMQGNGSVAVRCGLVGGVLLFGVVGCSRPTVEKVEPPLTSVSSPLGGAEQGGQLTETMPASEDISPQGTGFESSPSLELRELRVVSDNGQEGMFLKLSGRPQAVTHLALDSPPRLVIEITSPKVRPGVVERLPVRRNPLIKEVRLQSSQGNLRVSAYLKSKVPPYTVSDLDSTVVVFIGEPTGGTKPIEEELVYSHRVGVIAGVMEEEPMPARSPQQPEPSPAVQTTETRTATGAKPAYVGQRVSLDFKDADVHNVLRLLAEVSRLNIVATDDVRGKVTLRLHDVPWDQALDIILQTLGLESVQEGNVIRISTVKRLREEREEKQKALEAAKVLEPLKVEYIKVNYTKAKNLADIISGAAASRATGAGARATVQEAGVLTNRGSVFVDELSNTIIVRDIQRGIENAKEVVRRLDVQTPQVLIESNIVEATTDFARELGVQWGYRYLAGPATGNPTGVNFPGTIGVGGAGLGSGTSGVPFIADFPAAQSVANSGSALNLALGSLDGAHALDMRLSAFERQGKARVVSRPRVVTLNNVPATIKSLTIIRVRLPSTGTIINTGAGGAVGAASAATEKIETGIILVVTPQVSSDGFVLLDMSTKSSQADFARTVDQIPTEITREANSHILVKSGQTIVLGGIYRDTFAETRTGIPFLKDVPGIGWLFRNFNKSDRREDLLVFLTPRILGTPGANLPTAEELWRNRSGAPSEG; this is encoded by the coding sequence ATGATGCAAGGGAATGGGTCGGTTGCGGTTCGCTGCGGGCTTGTCGGAGGAGTACTGCTCTTCGGTGTCGTCGGATGTAGTCGGCCAACGGTGGAAAAAGTCGAGCCGCCGTTGACGTCGGTGTCGTCTCCTCTCGGTGGCGCTGAGCAAGGAGGCCAACTCACGGAAACGATGCCGGCCTCCGAAGACATCTCACCGCAAGGAACCGGGTTCGAGAGTTCGCCTTCGCTCGAACTCAGGGAACTCCGGGTGGTGAGCGACAACGGGCAAGAGGGGATGTTCTTGAAGCTGAGCGGGCGCCCGCAAGCAGTGACCCACCTTGCGCTGGACAGCCCGCCGCGGTTGGTAATTGAAATCACTTCTCCCAAGGTGCGGCCCGGGGTTGTCGAGCGACTGCCTGTCCGGCGGAACCCGCTGATTAAAGAAGTGCGCTTGCAGTCGAGCCAAGGCAACCTGCGGGTTTCGGCCTACCTCAAGTCTAAGGTTCCACCGTACACAGTGAGTGACCTAGATTCGACAGTGGTCGTGTTTATCGGGGAACCCACTGGGGGTACGAAGCCAATTGAGGAAGAGTTGGTTTACTCGCACCGCGTCGGTGTCATTGCAGGCGTGATGGAAGAAGAGCCCATGCCTGCCCGTTCGCCGCAGCAGCCAGAACCGTCTCCGGCGGTGCAAACCACCGAGACGCGCACGGCCACCGGGGCGAAGCCAGCATATGTGGGACAGCGCGTATCCTTGGACTTCAAAGATGCCGATGTCCACAACGTCCTGCGGTTGCTTGCCGAAGTGAGCAGGCTCAACATCGTCGCCACCGATGATGTGCGCGGCAAGGTGACCTTGCGCTTGCACGACGTCCCCTGGGACCAGGCGCTCGACATTATCCTGCAGACCCTCGGCTTGGAAAGCGTGCAAGAAGGCAACGTCATTCGCATCTCCACCGTCAAACGCCTGCGAGAAGAGCGCGAAGAAAAACAGAAGGCATTGGAGGCAGCCAAAGTCCTCGAGCCGCTCAAGGTCGAGTACATCAAGGTTAACTACACCAAGGCCAAGAACTTGGCGGACATCATCAGCGGAGCGGCCGCCAGCCGTGCGACGGGTGCGGGAGCACGCGCTACGGTGCAGGAGGCGGGAGTGCTGACGAATCGGGGTAGCGTCTTTGTCGATGAGCTTTCCAACACCATTATCGTGCGCGATATCCAGCGGGGCATCGAGAATGCCAAGGAGGTTGTTCGCCGTCTCGATGTCCAAACCCCGCAAGTCTTGATTGAATCGAATATTGTTGAGGCCACGACCGATTTTGCGCGCGAACTCGGTGTGCAGTGGGGTTATCGCTACCTGGCTGGGCCGGCGACCGGCAATCCCACCGGCGTAAACTTCCCAGGTACCATCGGTGTCGGCGGGGCAGGGTTGGGTTCCGGGACAAGTGGCGTGCCGTTCATTGCCGACTTCCCTGCTGCGCAATCGGTCGCCAACAGCGGCAGTGCGTTGAATCTGGCCTTGGGGTCGTTGGATGGTGCCCACGCGTTGGACATGCGCTTGAGCGCATTCGAGCGTCAGGGCAAGGCTCGGGTTGTATCGCGCCCGCGCGTGGTCACCCTCAATAACGTTCCGGCAACGATCAAGAGCCTCACCATCATCCGTGTGCGCCTCCCGAGCACAGGCACAATCATCAATACTGGGGCCGGCGGCGCGGTTGGGGCGGCTTCTGCGGCCACCGAGAAAATCGAGACCGGCATAATCCTGGTGGTCACGCCGCAGGTGTCGTCGGACGGGTTTGTTCTGCTCGACATGTCGACCAAGTCGAGTCAGGCCGATTTTGCCCGAACCGTGGATCAAATTCCGACGGAAATCACCCGGGAGGCTAACTCGCACATCCTGGTGAAGAGCGGACAAACTATCGTGCTCGGCGGCATCTACCGCGACACGTTTGCCGAGACTCGGACAGGTATCCCGTTTTTGAAAGATGTTCCAGGGATTGGTTGGTTGTTCCGCAACTTCAACAAGAGCGATCGCCGCGAAGACCTTCTCGTGTTCCTGACACCCCGGATTCTAGGCACCCCCGGAGCGAACTTGCCCACTGCCGAGGAACTGTGGCGTAACCGATCGGGGGCTCCATCGGAGGGTTAG
- a CDS encoding pilus assembly protein PilP produces MNWRQALSRMGLCTLVSVLAVVLCEAARGETSGGTVAAEDGEARPYNPAGRRDPFRPFLLDLRRREPENVELTPLQRYDLGQLTVVGTMWEMNPPRAMVEDGAGMGFIVTIGTPIGRNNGVVAAIEPRRVIVEEKAVDFYGNEQVNRIVMETPSEEGPSQPGRERK; encoded by the coding sequence GTGAACTGGCGGCAGGCTTTGTCCCGCATGGGCCTCTGTACGCTTGTGTCTGTGTTGGCGGTCGTGCTGTGCGAGGCGGCCCGTGGGGAGACCTCGGGCGGAACGGTGGCGGCAGAGGACGGGGAGGCTCGCCCCTATAACCCGGCAGGACGGAGGGATCCGTTCCGGCCGTTTTTGCTGGACCTGCGGCGGCGCGAACCCGAAAATGTTGAGTTGACACCATTGCAGCGGTACGACCTCGGGCAGCTCACCGTCGTGGGCACAATGTGGGAGATGAACCCCCCTCGTGCCATGGTGGAGGACGGTGCCGGGATGGGTTTTATCGTGACCATTGGCACACCCATTGGCCGCAACAATGGAGTCGTTGCTGCAATCGAACCGCGGCGGGTCATTGTCGAGGAAAAGGCCGTCGACTTTTACGGCAACGAACAGGTCAATCGGATTGTGATGGAAACCCCAAGTGAAGAGGGGCCGAGCCAACCAGGACGGGAGAGAAAATGA
- a CDS encoding type 4a pilus biogenesis protein PilO has product MNALIERILELPPRQRILAIVGAVAGVVLLYAYFLYWPREAQIEEKSRRLEQLQRDRDRKAALVGNLEQAKKEVQKLDGDLRKALAQLPDTKEIPELLSAVSSLGIESGLEIVQFKQREEQYEEFYAAVPVDIVVRGTFHQVATFFDKVGRMPRIVNVSGVSMKAPQRIEGAEVVLDTSCAAVTFRFLDDAERERIKKQREKERGGKP; this is encoded by the coding sequence GTGAACGCGCTCATCGAACGGATTCTCGAACTGCCCCCGCGCCAGCGGATCCTAGCCATCGTTGGTGCGGTGGCTGGGGTGGTGCTGCTGTATGCGTACTTTTTGTACTGGCCCCGCGAAGCGCAGATAGAGGAAAAAAGTAGGCGGCTGGAACAGTTGCAGCGGGATCGCGACCGCAAGGCAGCACTGGTGGGTAACCTCGAGCAAGCGAAGAAGGAGGTGCAGAAACTCGACGGTGATTTGCGCAAGGCCTTGGCGCAGTTGCCGGACACGAAAGAGATTCCGGAGCTCTTGAGTGCGGTGTCGTCGTTGGGGATCGAGTCCGGCCTGGAGATTGTGCAATTCAAGCAGCGGGAAGAGCAGTACGAAGAATTTTACGCCGCCGTTCCTGTCGACATCGTCGTGCGCGGCACCTTTCACCAAGTGGCGACGTTCTTCGACAAGGTCGGGCGCATGCCCCGGATCGTGAATGTTTCCGGCGTGTCCATGAAAGCTCCGCAGAGGATCGAAGGGGCGGAGGTGGTCTTGGATACCTCCTGCGCGGCCGTGACATTTCGTTTCCTCGACGATGCAGAACGAGAGCGCATCAAAAAGCAACGGGAGAAGGAACGAGGAGGGAAGCCGTGA
- a CDS encoding PilN domain-containing protein, protein MIRINLLPVREAERALGRRRQISLAILTTIVVLLAMALPYTLQGRRLAELEENIAKLQQEIARLDQQAKEVKDLDAKRAELQAKLQVIEQLKRRRVGPVRALEDLSDATPEKLWLTEFTESGGVVSIQGLAIDNQTIAEFMRRLQQSNYFYEVDLVETAQAVTQPGAPAGPSLKRFQIKALLDYVGRRGKNGAPSPAEQKKPA, encoded by the coding sequence ATGATCCGCATCAATCTTCTACCGGTCAGAGAGGCAGAACGAGCCCTCGGGCGCCGTCGCCAAATTTCTTTGGCGATTTTGACCACCATCGTTGTGTTGTTAGCCATGGCGCTACCGTACACGCTCCAGGGGCGGCGTTTAGCCGAGCTCGAAGAGAATATCGCAAAGCTCCAGCAGGAAATTGCGCGACTGGATCAGCAAGCCAAAGAAGTCAAGGACCTAGACGCAAAACGCGCGGAGCTGCAGGCAAAGTTGCAGGTGATCGAGCAACTGAAACGGCGCCGTGTGGGCCCAGTGCGCGCGCTGGAGGACCTGAGCGATGCCACCCCGGAGAAGCTGTGGCTCACGGAGTTTACGGAATCCGGCGGGGTGGTTTCCATTCAAGGCTTAGCAATCGACAACCAAACAATCGCGGAATTCATGCGACGCCTGCAGCAATCAAATTATTTCTACGAGGTCGACTTGGTCGAAACCGCGCAAGCGGTAACTCAGCCGGGAGCACCGGCAGGACCCTCCCTCAAGCGATTCCAAATCAAGGCGTTACTCGACTACGTCGGCCGGCGGGGAAAGAACGGCGCGCCGTCGCCCGCCGAACAGAAAAAGCCAGCGTGA